Proteins encoded together in one Treponema primitia ZAS-1 window:
- a CDS encoding AAA family ATPase encodes MLYLFSIKNYRGFKDTITLDLSASNYEFNPECIHDGCAYKALIYGYNGVGKSNLGLAIMDIVIQLTDKEKSLLLNKNYLNAETDSDIVEFIYKFKFNESIVEYKYGKTTPETIVYEYLSIDNKSIVSYNRSTDDKLKINLPGTEMLNKDINKIPISIIKYIKSNAVLKESSETSVFLNFLDFVDRMLFFRNLDDRAYIGYSVGSGKLFDDIIEKKHFDDFRNFFKKAELPSNFEYQKIGDQYKVFFNYKTNSAETNFIDFFQNCSTGMKSLCVFYYWLQYVKFSKTPPSFIFIDEFDAFYHQVLSEFVINEIKNINNCQFILTTHDTSVMSNDFMRPDCLFLMYKNKIKSLSSLTEKEIRFAHNVEKMYRAGAFDE; translated from the coding sequence ATGCTATATTTATTTTCAATAAAAAATTATCGGGGTTTCAAAGATACCATTACCCTTGACCTCTCTGCCTCCAATTATGAATTCAACCCTGAATGTATCCATGATGGATGTGCTTATAAAGCGTTAATTTACGGCTATAATGGCGTCGGCAAATCAAACCTCGGTCTTGCAATAATGGATATAGTTATTCAGTTGACTGATAAAGAAAAAAGTCTCCTTTTAAACAAAAACTATCTCAATGCTGAAACAGACAGCGATATTGTAGAATTTATTTACAAATTTAAATTCAACGAATCGATTGTCGAATATAAATATGGGAAAACTACCCCTGAGACCATTGTTTATGAATATCTTTCCATCGATAATAAATCAATCGTTTCATACAATCGCAGCACAGATGATAAATTAAAAATTAATTTACCAGGTACCGAAATGTTAAATAAGGATATTAATAAAATTCCCATTTCTATAATAAAATATATTAAGTCCAATGCCGTCTTGAAAGAATCGTCCGAAACATCTGTTTTTTTAAACTTTCTTGATTTTGTTGACAGGATGCTTTTTTTCCGAAATTTAGATGACAGGGCATATATAGGATATTCAGTTGGCAGTGGGAAACTTTTTGATGATATAATAGAAAAGAAACACTTTGATGATTTTAGAAATTTTTTTAAAAAAGCTGAGTTACCGTCAAATTTTGAATATCAAAAGATCGGAGATCAATATAAAGTGTTCTTTAATTACAAAACAAATTCAGCCGAAACCAATTTCATTGATTTTTTTCAAAACTGTTCTACCGGCATGAAGTCATTATGCGTTTTTTACTATTGGTTACAGTATGTCAAATTCAGCAAAACGCCACCCTCGTTCATTTTTATTGACGAGTTCGATGCTTTTTACCACCAGGTATTATCAGAATTTGTTATAAACGAAATAAAAAATATAAATAATTGTCAGTTCATACTTACAACCCATGATACAAGCGTTATGTCCAATGACTTTATGCGCCCTGATTGTTTATTCCTTATGTATAAAAACAAAATAAAATCACTATCCAGTTTGACTGAAAAAGAAATTCGGTTTGCCCATAATGTTGAAAAAATGTACCGGGCTGGCGCATTTGATGAGTAA